TATCGTTTGCTGGCCTATTTTTTTGCCAACCCCAATCAAATTTTGGCAAGAGATCAGTTGCTAGCAGCCTTGTGGGACACGCGTGAGCAGTTTGTGGCGGATAATACTTTAACCGTGACCATCAAACGCCTGCGAGAAAAGCTTGAGGATGATCCGGCACATCCGACCTTAATTCGGACTGTGCGGGGAATGGGGTATTTTATTGATGGTTAAGCATGATTATTGGGCTTTGCCGGAAACAAAAAGTGTGTTGAAACTAACAGTGTGGCTACTGGCTATCCTGTGGACTGTTTTACTGATGGTGATGGTGTTTGTCCCAGAAACTCGTATTTGGTTGGCTGCCATGGGTGTCGGTGGCACGTTGATCAGCAGTTGGATCGTGTGGCGTTGGGCAGTCAGGTTTAGTCGACGCTTTGATTTGGCGCTGCGACAACTAGATCTGACAAAGGCAGGTGCAAGCAACTATGCGATTGATCGGAATGATGAAGGACTGTTTTCCGATCTCAATAATCGACTTTATCAATATGCCCGCCAAATGCAGGCTGAACGCACGGCAGTGAAGCGTGATCGCGATCAGCTGAGTGTTGCTATTACCGATATTGCGCATCAGTTGCGAACACCTTTAGCGGCGAATAATAATTTGCTTGAAATGATGACCGCAGCTAATTGGGAGGTCACCCGTCAGGAGCTTTTAGCGCAGCACACGCGTCAAGCAGAGTTAGTTGAGCAGCTCATTTTATTAGCTAAGGTGGATACACATACGCTGAGCCAAACTAGACAAGATGTGAGTGTAGCGGCGCTGGGGAAAGAGGCATTGAAGCCACTGCTGCGAATGGTTGCTGATAAGCAGTTGACGATTGATTGGCAGGTATCACCAGACCTAATGCTTCATGTGAACCCGGCATTGGTCAAAGAAGCGTTGGTCAATGTCTTGAAAAATGCGGTTGAACATACTGCTTTTGGCGGTCAAATTCAGATTATTGGGATTGCTGATCCTATTCGCGTCCGCCTGAAGATTATCAATACAGGCTTGCCAATTGCTGAAGCAGATATGCCTCATTTATTTGAGCGTTTTTTCCGTGGTCAATATGCCACTGCCAATAACGTGGGCATTGGGTTAGCGATCGCTGCTGGCATTACGCGTGAAAACGATGGCCGCTTATCTGCTGAAAATACCGCGGAAGGCGTACAATTCACGTTTGAATTTTTTCGTTGAGCGTGTTTTGTCACTTACTTGTCACTTACCATTGATAGGCTGAGAGTATCATAAGAAAGCCAACACAGATTGATGTGTCAGGCGCGAGGAGGGGTACTAGTGGCCATTTTGACAGCACGACAACTGACGAAGCAATATGCAGGGGAAAGTCGACCAGCGTTAGATCACGCTGATTTTAGTATTGAAAAAGGTGAATTTGTGGCAATCGTTGGGCCGAGTGGTTCGGGTAAGTCAACCTTGCTACATCTGCTGGGCGGTATTGATCAACCAACCAGTGGTCGGGTACAGCTATACGATACAGATATTTATGCTTTGGATCAGACCCAATTGGCGATTTTTCGGCGGCGACAAGTCGGGTTGATTTATCAATTCTATAATCTGATTCCCGATTTGACAGTGGTCGAGAACATGACGCTGCCCGCTGACTTGGACGGTCGAACCGTCGCGACATCTGAGTTGACAGAATTACTGGCTACTTTGGGCCTGACGGAAAAGCAAGATGCTTTGCCAAATCAACTGTCAGGCGGCCAACAGCAGCGCGTGGCGATTGGCCGGGCACTGATGAATCATCCGGCCATTATTTTAGCCGACGAACCAACGGGCAACTTGGATCGCCGCAATTCACAAGACATCATGACTTTATTGCGACAGGCGAATATCAAGCAAGGTCAGACTTTAATTGTGATTACGCATGATCCCGATATTGCTAAGCAAGCAGATCGCGTTGTAACCATCAATGACGGTGTGCTGCGTGAAGGGCGGTGAGCGTCATGGGGACGATGACCCATTTAGTTTGGCGTCAACTGATTAAGGAGAAGGCGCGCACGTTCACAACCATTCTGGCGATGGCAGTTGCTGCGACCTTAACTGTGGCCACCTTGATTGGCATTAATTCGGCTCGGCATTCAATGTATCAAGATAATATTCAAAATACGGGCGGCCTACAGTTTGTTTTATCGAAGGTTAACCAAGAAACCGCACTGGCTATTCAGAAAAAAGCCGATATTTCCGAAAGTGTCCGCTATCAGCGACAAGGACAAATCAGCTTTGCTGATCAGGTACCTAACCAACCAGATTCGCCTTTGTTAATGTTGCCGAAACCGGCGCTGCAGCGATTAATCCAACCCATTCTTTTGGAAGGACGGCTACCCCAAAATGAGCAAGAAGTCATGTTAGCCCAAGATTTGATTTCTGATGTTTATGCAGTGGGCAAAACCGTGGCGGCACAGCGCAATGGTCAGCGCGTCGTTCTTAAGATCGTCGGTAGTTACCGTGGCTATGCTGGCCTCATGGCAAGTGATGGCGCTGTCACCACCGGCCATTTTGACGGCACGAAGAACTATGCTGTCGCAGCGGCTTTTGGCAACTATGGCAATTTTTACGCGAAGTTGAAGAAACTCACAGCGCAGTATCATGTCGGATCCGACCAGCAGAGAGTGAACGAATTAGCTTTGAAACGGGCCGGTGAGTCGCGAGATGTCAAGGTCCGTGCCATGTTCGTATTACTTGTCATCGTGGTGCTAAGTGTGATTGGTTTGGTGTCATTGGCGTTGATTTATACCAGCATCAATCTGAGTGTACAAGCACAAACGCAGCGTTATGGCTTATTGCGCTCAATTGGTGCAACGCCGAGACAAATCCGGCAATCGGTGTATCTGCAAGCACTGACTTTGGCATTGCCAGCGATTTTACTGGGTTTGCTTGCAGGAATAGGTGGGTTGTCACTCGCTTTTCATGAATTGAATCGAATTTTTAAGGCGAGTGGTAACACCTTTCAGCTCTTACTCACGATCAGTTGGTGGCCGATTTTAGTCAGCGGATTTTTCATGTTGCTTGTCACGTTACTAGCAGCACGACGACCAGCCAAACGCGCCGCACAAGTGAGTCCGATTGCCGCAGTTCGCGCGCAGTCAGCAAGTCGGAAGGTGAGTCAGCGTATGTTACGGCAAGGGATGCTGGGACGATTTTTGCCGACGCCGATTGCTAAATTGGCTTATAAACATTATCGGCGTTTGGGCTGGTCAAAAGTCACGATGATGACAACGCTGGCCTTGTCACTCATGATCTTTATCGGCTTTACCAGTTTCTTTCGCGGCATGTTAACTTTTAGCGATGAAACGATTAGTCGCCAGGCAGATGTGACGATCACCAAGACACAATCGCTGGCATCAGCGAATTTCTCTTTTAATCCGAGGCGACTGCCAGGGGTGAAACGCGGAACGGTGACTGGCACAACTCAAGTCGGTTTGAAAAACGCTCCTCAAGCATTTCATGATCGGCTGAATGTGATCGTGGTGAGTGACCAAACGTTCGGCACTGTTTTTAAAGATCGGCCGACGATTATCACAGGCAGTCGGTTAGTGACGAACTCAAA
This genomic window from Lacticaseibacillus paracasei subsp. paracasei contains:
- a CDS encoding sensor histidine kinase — translated: MVKHDYWALPETKSVLKLTVWLLAILWTVLLMVMVFVPETRIWLAAMGVGGTLISSWIVWRWAVRFSRRFDLALRQLDLTKAGASNYAIDRNDEGLFSDLNNRLYQYARQMQAERTAVKRDRDQLSVAITDIAHQLRTPLAANNNLLEMMTAANWEVTRQELLAQHTRQAELVEQLILLAKVDTHTLSQTRQDVSVAALGKEALKPLLRMVADKQLTIDWQVSPDLMLHVNPALVKEALVNVLKNAVEHTAFGGQIQIIGIADPIRVRLKIINTGLPIAEADMPHLFERFFRGQYATANNVGIGLAIAAGITRENDGRLSAENTAEGVQFTFEFFR
- a CDS encoding ABC transporter ATP-binding protein, with the protein product MAILTARQLTKQYAGESRPALDHADFSIEKGEFVAIVGPSGSGKSTLLHLLGGIDQPTSGRVQLYDTDIYALDQTQLAIFRRRQVGLIYQFYNLIPDLTVVENMTLPADLDGRTVATSELTELLATLGLTEKQDALPNQLSGGQQQRVAIGRALMNHPAIILADEPTGNLDRRNSQDIMTLLRQANIKQGQTLIVITHDPDIAKQADRVVTINDGVLREGR